One Anaerolineae bacterium genomic window carries:
- the glpK gene encoding glycerol kinase GlpK has translation MRYVLALDQGTTSSRAILYDATGAQVASAQIEFPQLYPEPGQVEHRPEDIWRTQTEAAQACLAQAGVDLKDVAAVGIANQRETTLVWEAQTGAPLHNAIVWQDRRTAPICDELRAAGLGSEVARRTGLVLDPYFSGTKLVWLLRHLPDLRAKAERGEALFGTVDTYLLWRLTGGRVHATDPSNASRTMLYNLRQGDWDPVLLDAFGVPRPMLPEVRPSAGAFGESEADILGRSLPITGIAGDQQAALFGQMCLDPGQAKNTYGTGCFVLLNTGSDLVIPQGGLLATVAWDLGQGPVYAIEGSVFIAGAALQWLRDELGIIGSAAESEELAASVADSGGVYFVPAFVGLGAPYWDPYARGLLIGLTRGTSRAHIARAALEAICFQSRDVLEAMASEAGLRLEVLRADGGAAQNDLLLQLQADILGVPVERPADTETTALGAAYLAGHAAGVWPRLEDLRAGRRVDRLFAPTTEEGTREARYREWGRAVRLARGWAAPT, from the coding sequence ATGCGTTACGTTCTGGCTCTCGACCAGGGCACCACCAGCTCCCGAGCCATACTCTACGACGCCACCGGCGCCCAGGTCGCGTCGGCCCAGATCGAGTTCCCTCAGCTCTATCCCGAGCCGGGCCAGGTGGAGCACCGCCCGGAGGACATCTGGCGCACTCAGACCGAAGCCGCCCAGGCGTGCCTGGCTCAGGCCGGCGTGGACCTCAAAGACGTCGCCGCCGTGGGGATCGCCAATCAGCGCGAAACCACCCTGGTCTGGGAGGCGCAGACCGGCGCGCCCCTCCACAACGCCATCGTCTGGCAGGACCGGCGCACCGCCCCCATCTGCGACGAGTTGCGCGCCGCCGGGCTGGGGTCCGAGGTCGCCCGGCGGACAGGCCTGGTGCTGGACCCCTACTTCTCCGGCACCAAGCTGGTCTGGCTCCTCCGTCACCTGCCCGACCTGCGGGCCAAGGCCGAGCGGGGAGAGGCCCTCTTCGGCACCGTGGACACGTATCTGCTCTGGCGGCTCACTGGCGGGCGGGTGCACGCCACCGACCCCAGCAACGCCTCCCGCACCATGCTCTACAACCTTCGGCAGGGAGACTGGGACCCGGTCCTGCTCGATGCCTTCGGCGTGCCCCGCCCCATGCTGCCCGAGGTACGGCCCAGCGCCGGCGCGTTCGGCGAGAGCGAGGCCGACATCCTGGGCCGATCCCTTCCCATCACTGGCATCGCCGGCGATCAGCAGGCGGCCCTTTTCGGGCAGATGTGTCTGGACCCGGGCCAGGCCAAGAACACCTATGGCACCGGTTGCTTCGTCCTGCTCAACACCGGGTCCGACCTGGTGATTCCCCAGGGCGGCCTGCTGGCCACCGTGGCCTGGGACCTAGGCCAGGGGCCGGTGTACGCCATCGAGGGCAGCGTCTTCATCGCCGGAGCCGCCCTGCAGTGGCTGAGGGACGAGCTTGGCATCATCGGCTCCGCCGCCGAGAGCGAGGAGCTGGCCGCCAGCGTCGCCGACTCAGGCGGGGTGTACTTCGTACCCGCCTTTGTTGGACTAGGCGCCCCGTACTGGGACCCCTACGCCCGCGGCCTGCTCATCGGGCTCACTCGCGGCACCAGTCGCGCTCACATAGCCCGCGCCGCTTTGGAGGCCATCTGCTTCCAGAGCCGCGACGTCCTGGAGGCTATGGCGTCCGAAGCCGGCCTGCGCCTGGAGGTACTGCGCGCCGATGGCGGCGCGGCCCAGAACGACCTCCTCCTGCAGCTCCAGGCCGACATCCTGGGAGTGCCGGTGGAGCGCCCCGCCGACACCGAGACGACCGCTCTGGGCGCGGCCTACCTGGCCGGACACGCCGCAGGAGTCTGGCCTCGCCTGGAGGATCTGCGTGCTGGCCGCCGGGTGGATCGTCTGTTCGCCCCCACCACGGAGGAGGGCACTAGGGAAGCACGCTATCGAGAGTGGGGCCGGGCGGTCCGACTGGCCCGCGGTTGGGCGGCACCAACCTAA